A genomic stretch from Methylophilus medardicus includes:
- the pstA gene encoding phosphate ABC transporter permease PstA: MEHKASVLENLADVRAMIKRHKRNDTLFAAIGLICLMLGLITLMLLFWQLIADGHPKFTLDFLTEFPSRRAARAGLLSAWVGSVLVMSVTFLTAVPVGVAAGLYLEEYAPKNWFTDLIEINVSNLAGVPSIIYGLLALGLFVYMLDFGQSILTAGLTLGLLILPIVIVSTREAIRAIPVSIREAAYGVGATKWQVVYDHVFKYSYGGILTGIIIGMARALGETAPIITIGALTFIAFLPPSPITTEPPFFNFEWLSSGFTVMPIQMFNWLSRPDHAFHVNAAATGALIIVVTLLMNGTAIWLRYKIRKNIKW, encoded by the coding sequence ATGGAACATAAAGCCTCTGTCCTCGAAAATCTGGCCGACGTCCGCGCCATGATCAAGCGCCACAAGCGCAATGACACCCTATTTGCAGCCATAGGTCTGATTTGCCTGATGCTGGGTTTAATAACGCTGATGCTGTTATTCTGGCAATTAATTGCTGATGGTCATCCAAAATTCACTCTCGACTTTTTGACCGAATTTCCGTCCCGTCGTGCTGCGCGTGCGGGTCTGTTGTCGGCGTGGGTAGGTTCTGTATTAGTGATGAGTGTCACCTTTCTGACCGCGGTGCCAGTGGGCGTCGCAGCTGGCCTTTACCTTGAAGAATATGCGCCAAAAAACTGGTTTACTGACCTGATTGAAATCAATGTGTCGAACCTGGCGGGGGTGCCTTCCATCATTTACGGTTTGCTGGCCCTAGGCTTGTTCGTCTATATGCTGGATTTTGGCCAGAGCATCTTAACCGCCGGCCTAACCTTAGGTCTGCTAATTCTACCGATTGTGATCGTCTCTACCCGCGAGGCGATCCGTGCGATCCCGGTGTCGATCCGCGAAGCCGCTTACGGCGTAGGTGCCACTAAATGGCAAGTGGTGTACGACCATGTGTTCAAGTATTCTTATGGCGGTATTTTGACTGGCATTATTATCGGCATGGCCCGCGCACTGGGTGAAACAGCGCCTATTATCACCATTGGCGCCCTCACCTTTATCGCATTTTTGCCGCCAAGCCCAATCACCACTGAACCACCTTTTTTCAATTTTGAATGGCTATCATCTGGCTTTACTGTGATGCCTATTCAGATGTTTAACTGGTTGTCTCGCCCTGACCATGCGTTTCATGTCAATGCAGCTGCCACTGGTGCACTGATTATCGTTGTCACGTTGTTGATGAATGGGACAGCGATCTGGTTACGTTACAAAATCCGTAAAAATATTAAATGGTAA
- a CDS encoding ASCH domain-containing protein produces the protein MSRAKAMGLPSGVLKALSFKQPFAWLIANGYLLVDDRTWATQYRGPLLIHASKGLYESYYQYLKLHSDVPIPDQDKLDYGGVVGIARLVWCGKPEALPANIRHEQRMQFAGVHPGYYGFLFADAAPLTLIPCPGKLGIFEIDVDQQLAAPPAAQATLF, from the coding sequence TCTGGGGTGCTCAAGGCGCTCTCGTTCAAGCAGCCGTTCGCATGGCTGATTGCCAATGGCTATTTGCTGGTAGATGACCGAACATGGGCTACGCAATATCGCGGGCCCTTGCTCATACATGCCAGTAAAGGTTTGTATGAATCCTATTATCAATACCTAAAGTTGCACTCCGATGTCCCCATCCCGGACCAAGATAAATTGGACTATGGCGGCGTGGTGGGCATTGCAAGATTAGTGTGGTGTGGCAAGCCAGAGGCGTTACCAGCCAACATCCGTCATGAGCAACGCATGCAATTTGCCGGCGTGCACCCCGGCTACTATGGTTTTTTGTTTGCAGATGCCGCCCCCTTAACACTGATTCCCTGCCCGGGTAAGCTCGGCATATTTGAGATTGATGTCGATCAGCAATTGGCTGCGCCGCCGGCAGCGCAGGCGACGTTGTTTTAA
- a CDS encoding inorganic phosphate transporter has translation MDHVILVMAVLVIVALIFDFMNGFHDAANSIALMVSTRLLTPQAAVIWAAFFNFVAFMFFGLHVADTVGKGIIDPNIVNNTVVFGALFGAIAWNVITWWFGIPSSSSHALIGGLIGAGMAHSGTKGVILGSKLISTGIAIILSPLFGMLLALLLSISIMWLFQKSSPYKIESRFNKLQFISSSLFSLGHGANDAQKTMGIITVLLFANGYLQGDFHVPFWVVIACQLAMGLGTLFGGWRIVRTMGMGITKIRPTGGFAAQTSGSIALFLATSLGIPVSTTHTITGAIVGVGLSRRMTAVRWGLASRIVWAWVLTIPCAALMAAIAYHIGESLL, from the coding sequence ATGGATCATGTCATTTTGGTGATGGCGGTACTGGTCATCGTCGCCCTGATTTTTGACTTCATGAACGGTTTTCATGATGCCGCCAACTCGATTGCGCTCATGGTTTCGACACGTTTACTCACGCCACAGGCGGCGGTCATCTGGGCCGCTTTTTTCAACTTTGTCGCGTTTATGTTTTTTGGCTTGCATGTCGCTGACACGGTAGGCAAAGGTATTATTGACCCAAACATCGTCAACAACACCGTGGTTTTTGGTGCTTTGTTTGGCGCCATCGCTTGGAACGTGATCACGTGGTGGTTTGGCATCCCCTCCTCTTCCTCGCATGCGCTTATTGGCGGTTTGATTGGGGCGGGCATGGCGCACTCCGGCACCAAAGGCGTGATTCTGGGCAGCAAGCTGATCAGCACAGGGATTGCTATTATTTTGTCACCTCTGTTTGGCATGTTACTCGCCCTGTTACTCTCGATTAGCATCATGTGGCTGTTCCAAAAATCCTCGCCCTACAAAATCGAAAGCCGCTTTAATAAACTGCAATTCATTTCATCCTCATTATTCAGCTTGGGCCACGGTGCCAATGACGCACAAAAGACCATGGGGATCATCACTGTGTTGCTGTTTGCCAACGGCTATTTGCAGGGCGATTTCCATGTGCCCTTCTGGGTGGTAATTGCTTGCCAACTGGCGATGGGCCTCGGCACCCTGTTTGGCGGCTGGCGGATTGTACGCACCATGGGCATGGGGATCACTAAAATTCGACCTACCGGCGGGTTTGCCGCGCAAACCTCCGGCTCGATTGCTTTGTTTCTAGCCACCAGCTTAGGCATCCCGGTCTCGACTACGCACACCATTACCGGCGCCATTGTCGGTGTTGGGTTGTCGCGTCGCATGACGGCCGTGCGCTGGGGACTGGCTTCACGGATTGTATGGGCTTGGGTGCTGACCATCCCTTGTGCAGCGCTCATGGCTGCCATTGCCTATCACATTGGTGAAAGCTTGCTGTAA
- the pstC gene encoding phosphate ABC transporter permease subunit PstC: MQLPTQMTISPRLAKNIRRNVKERIIELILMMAALVAVATTFAIVGVLLFESLSFFKTVSVIDFFTDTQWTPLFEDAHYGIMPLVSGTLTTSAIALAVAVPIGTISAIFLSEFATHKTREIVKPILELLVGVPTVVFGYFALFFVTPMLQLVYPELPSFNMLGAGIVMGVMIIPYIASLSEDAMRAVPMSMREGSYAMGATRFQTAIKVVAPAAISGIVAAYILAISRAVGETMVVAIAAGQQPNLTFNPADGAATITAYIVQVAMGDLPHGSIGYQSIFAAGLVLMAMTLSFNIFGHWIRKKYRETY; the protein is encoded by the coding sequence ATGCAGCTACCCACGCAAATGACCATTAGCCCCAGACTGGCGAAAAACATTCGTCGCAATGTCAAAGAACGGATCATTGAATTAATTCTGATGATGGCAGCACTGGTGGCCGTCGCGACCACATTTGCCATCGTCGGTGTATTGCTTTTTGAGTCATTGAGTTTCTTCAAAACCGTATCGGTGATCGATTTTTTCACTGACACCCAATGGACACCGCTGTTTGAAGATGCGCACTACGGCATCATGCCATTGGTTTCAGGCACCTTAACCACCTCTGCCATTGCGCTGGCAGTGGCTGTGCCGATTGGTACTATTTCAGCCATTTTTCTCTCAGAATTTGCCACCCACAAAACCCGTGAAATCGTCAAGCCTATCTTAGAACTGTTGGTGGGTGTGCCCACGGTGGTCTTTGGTTACTTTGCACTGTTTTTTGTCACCCCAATGCTCCAGCTTGTCTACCCGGAATTACCTAGCTTTAACATGCTAGGTGCAGGTATTGTGATGGGCGTAATGATTATTCCTTACATTGCCTCTTTATCTGAAGATGCCATGCGCGCAGTGCCGATGAGCATGCGCGAGGGCTCTTACGCCATGGGTGCAACTCGCTTTCAAACCGCCATTAAAGTAGTTGCTCCAGCGGCCATCTCCGGTATTGTGGCCGCCTACATCCTAGCCATTTCACGTGCAGTGGGTGAAACCATGGTCGTTGCCATTGCGGCAGGGCAGCAACCGAACTTGACCTTTAACCCTGCCGATGGTGCCGCCACCATCACGGCCTATATTGTGCAAGTGGCGATGGGTGATTTGCCGCACGGCAGCATTGGTTATCAAAGCATTTTTGCGGCTGGCCTAGTGTTGATGGCGATGACCTTGTCGTTCAATATCTTCGGCCACTGGATACGCAAAAAATACCGCGAAACCTACTAA
- a CDS encoding DUF47 domain-containing protein, producing the protein MANATFGRIMAAISPRNDNYFVLFNRLADCAVRGSKVLALMAAVVDQADFHKHFAAIRDIESEADEYTKEILLSLHKTFITPFDRREIRELAMALDDIIDYMEAIPQSVEIYGHSKFTPEMVALGQILLRAAEKVQDAVHMLSDMKNAERILRTCEEISKIEGEADHIMRSGMHRLFSEDHDARTLIRSKQLYDLFEEAVDSCEDVADVIHGVVLERI; encoded by the coding sequence ATGGCGAATGCCACTTTTGGTCGCATCATGGCCGCAATCAGCCCCAGAAACGATAACTATTTTGTGCTATTTAACCGTTTGGCCGATTGCGCAGTGCGTGGCTCCAAAGTGCTAGCCTTGATGGCAGCCGTGGTTGATCAGGCAGACTTTCATAAACACTTTGCCGCCATTCGTGACATTGAATCTGAGGCGGATGAGTACACCAAAGAAATCTTGCTCTCATTGCACAAAACCTTTATTACCCCGTTTGATCGCCGCGAGATTCGAGAGTTAGCGATGGCGCTCGACGACATCATCGACTACATGGAAGCCATTCCGCAAAGCGTCGAAATCTATGGCCATAGCAAATTTACTCCTGAAATGGTCGCACTGGGTCAAATCCTGTTGCGCGCGGCAGAAAAAGTGCAGGACGCGGTACACATGCTGTCAGACATGAAAAACGCCGAGCGAATTTTGCGCACCTGTGAGGAGATCAGCAAAATCGAAGGGGAAGCTGATCACATCATGCGCTCGGGCATGCACAGACTGTTTTCAGAAGACCATGATGCACGCACGCTGATCCGCTCCAAGCAGTTGTATGATCTGTTTGAAGAGGCGGTAGATAGCTGTGAAGATGTGGCGGACGTCATTCATGGCGTTGTGCTAGAGCGAATTTAG
- the prfB gene encoding peptide chain release factor 2 (programmed frameshift): MEAEHLNAIANALSDLSQRHQALRGYLDYENKQQRLAEVNGLLEDPKVWDQAEKAQNLGKEKRMLETVVMTLDEVHQSLSDSRELFEMAREESDDDTLLSVETDTQKIEATIAAMEFKRMFSQPMDANNCFIEFQSGSGGTEAQDWAGMLLRMYLRYVERKGFKVEVLEESEGDIAGIKGASIKVSGDYAFGTLRTESGVHRLVRKSPFDANSKRHTSFASVQIFPEVDDSIEIEINPADLRIDTYRASGAGGQHINKTDSAVRITHLPTGVVVQCQNDRSQHRNKEEAMNMLKGALYNLELSKRNEEKQALEDAKTDIGWGHQIRSYVLDQGRIKDLRTNVEIGNTQGVLDGDLDPFIMESLKQGL; the protein is encoded by the exons ATGGAAGCCGAACACCTAAATGCTATTGCCAACGCGCTAAGCGATCTGAGCCAACGTCATCAAGCCCTTCGGGGGTATCTT GACTACGAGAACAAACAGCAACGATTAGCGGAGGTGAATGGTCTGCTTGAAGATCCCAAGGTTTGGGACCAAGCAGAAAAAGCGCAAAATCTGGGTAAAGAAAAGCGCATGCTAGAAACCGTGGTCATGACGCTGGATGAGGTGCATCAATCCCTGTCTGACAGCCGTGAATTGTTTGAGATGGCGCGTGAAGAGAGCGATGACGACACCTTGTTGAGTGTGGAGACCGATACGCAAAAAATAGAAGCGACCATTGCAGCCATGGAATTCAAGCGCATGTTCTCGCAACCGATGGATGCCAACAACTGTTTTATCGAGTTTCAATCTGGCAGTGGCGGTACCGAAGCGCAAGATTGGGCTGGCATGCTCCTGCGCATGTATTTACGCTATGTCGAGCGTAAGGGATTTAAAGTTGAAGTGCTCGAAGAGTCCGAAGGCGATATTGCCGGCATTAAAGGCGCCTCGATTAAAGTGAGTGGCGATTATGCTTTCGGCACATTGCGCACCGAAAGTGGGGTGCATCGTTTGGTGCGTAAATCGCCTTTTGATGCTAACTCCAAACGGCATACCAGCTTCGCCAGCGTGCAGATTTTCCCCGAGGTGGATGACTCGATCGAAATTGAGATCAACCCGGCGGATTTGCGGATTGATACCTATCGTGCCAGCGGCGCCGGTGGTCAGCACATTAACAAAACGGATTCTGCGGTGCGCATTACCCACTTACCGACCGGTGTGGTGGTGCAATGCCAGAATGACCGCTCGCAGCACCGCAATAAAGAAGAGGCCATGAATATGCTCAAAGGGGCTTTATATAACCTTGAGTTGAGCAAACGTAACGAGGAAAAGCAAGCGCTGGAGGATGCCAAAACCGATATTGGCTGGGGACATCAGATCCGTAGTTATGTGCTTGATCAGGGGCGGATCAAAGATTTGCGCACCAATGTCGAAATTGGTAACACCCAAGGGGTGTTAGATGGTGATCTCGATCCATTCATCATGGAAAGTTTGAAGCAAGGGCTGTGA
- a CDS encoding YchJ family protein, producing MKNPCPCHSGKPYQDCCQPLHDGLAAPDAERLMRARYSAYALKLADFILHTWHLDTRPTRLTQEDLSGIKWLKLQLLSHQHAEPDTAYVAFVATFQPGKQKKEQLTEHSRFKREQGRWWYVDGVADVSGQ from the coding sequence ATGAAAAATCCTTGCCCATGTCATAGTGGAAAACCTTATCAGGACTGCTGTCAGCCATTGCATGATGGACTGGCCGCCCCGGATGCCGAGCGCTTAATGCGCGCCCGCTACAGTGCCTATGCACTCAAGTTAGCAGACTTTATTTTGCACACTTGGCACCTCGACACCCGCCCCACTCGCCTGACGCAAGAAGACTTGAGCGGTATTAAATGGTTAAAGCTACAGTTATTGTCACATCAACACGCTGAACCAGATACCGCTTATGTCGCATTTGTGGCCACCTTTCAGCCTGGCAAACAAAAAAAAGAACAACTGACTGAACACAGTCGTTTCAAGCGAGAACAAGGGCGATGGTGGTATGTGGATGGTGTAGCGGATGTATCAGGTCAATAA
- the pstB gene encoding phosphate ABC transporter ATP-binding protein PstB encodes MATVTTAIKAEARDLNFFYSNGARALKGITMPLYENKITALIGPSGCGKSTFLRCFNRMHDLYPGNKYQGEIVMHPDNTNVLDSGVDPIEVRMRISMVFQKPNPFPKSIYENVAYGLRVRGENNKRIMDDKVEEALKGAALWNEVKDRLHDLAFNLSGGQQQRLCIARALATDPEIMLFDEPTSALDPIATANIEELMVELRSKLTILVVTHNMQQAARVSDYTAYMYLGELIEYDDTDKIFTNPGRKETEDYITGKFG; translated from the coding sequence ATGGCCACTGTTACAACTGCAATAAAAGCCGAAGCACGCGATTTAAACTTTTTTTATAGCAACGGCGCCCGCGCACTAAAAGGCATCACAATGCCTTTGTATGAAAATAAAATCACGGCATTGATCGGCCCATCCGGTTGCGGAAAATCTACCTTTCTGCGCTGTTTTAACCGCATGCACGATTTATACCCAGGCAATAAATATCAGGGTGAAATTGTCATGCATCCGGACAACACTAATGTGCTGGATAGCGGTGTGGACCCGATTGAAGTGCGTATGCGCATCAGCATGGTGTTTCAAAAACCAAATCCGTTCCCGAAATCGATTTATGAGAACGTGGCTTATGGTCTGCGGGTGCGTGGCGAAAATAACAAACGCATCATGGATGATAAGGTTGAAGAAGCGCTCAAAGGGGCTGCGCTGTGGAACGAAGTCAAAGACCGGTTGCATGACTTAGCTTTTAACTTATCTGGCGGCCAGCAACAACGTTTGTGCATTGCCCGCGCATTGGCGACCGACCCAGAAATTATGTTATTTGACGAACCCACCTCTGCCCTCGATCCAATTGCGACCGCAAACATTGAAGAATTGATGGTGGAGCTTCGCAGCAAGCTGACGATTCTGGTCGTGACGCACAACATGCAACAAGCGGCACGCGTATCTGATTACACCGCCTACATGTATCTGGGTGAGCTGATCGAATACGATGACACAGATAAAATCTTTACCAATCCGGGACGTAAAGAAACCGAGGACTACATTACCGGTAAATTTGGTTAA
- a CDS encoding putative quinol monooxygenase: protein MFNPDTCCTLVPYFEVPVANLSAFKALGPLFLEKTRQEAGCLHYAFSYSGNTAHCREGYINAEAVLAHLDNVAEPLGEALKLATLVRLEVHAPADELEKLKAPLAGLNPQFFALEAGIRRA, encoded by the coding sequence ATGTTTAACCCAGACACCTGCTGTACGCTGGTCCCTTATTTTGAGGTGCCCGTTGCGAATCTATCTGCTTTTAAAGCACTGGGTCCGCTTTTTTTAGAAAAAACCCGTCAAGAAGCGGGATGTTTGCACTACGCGTTTTCGTATAGTGGTAATACGGCGCATTGCCGCGAAGGGTATATCAATGCAGAAGCCGTACTCGCGCACTTAGACAATGTGGCTGAGCCCCTTGGTGAGGCACTCAAGCTGGCGACATTGGTGCGGCTAGAGGTACATGCCCCAGCGGATGAACTTGAGAAGCTCAAGGCGCCACTGGCCGGGTTAAATCCGCAGTTCTTTGCGTTAGAGGCAGGGATTCGTCGCGCATAA
- a CDS encoding PstS family phosphate ABC transporter substrate-binding protein, whose protein sequence is MKTRLFRSTLMAALIAQAFSFSHTAAAADKIIKIDGSSTVYPITEAVAEEFQRSKGVKVTVGESGTGGGFKKFCRGETDISDASRPISQKEMDACKEGGVQFIELPIAYDALTVVVNSKNDWVKQITVAELKKIWEPGSKVKNWKEVNATYPDKAINLYGPGTASGTFDYFTEAINGKAKSSRTDYTPSEDDNVLVQGAAGNVGGMAYFGLAYYLENTDKLRAVPVVSKEGGKGVLPSEATVMDGTYQPLSRPIFIYVNATSAAFKPEVKAFVNYYLENAPELVKEVKYVPLPKADYAAVKEHFKAMKPGTGFNGTSEVGVKITDLLSRIK, encoded by the coding sequence ATGAAAACCCGTTTGTTCCGCAGCACGTTAATGGCCGCCCTGATTGCGCAAGCATTCAGCTTTTCACACACAGCAGCCGCTGCGGACAAAATCATCAAGATTGATGGCTCTAGCACCGTTTACCCAATCACTGAGGCTGTGGCTGAAGAGTTTCAACGTTCCAAAGGGGTAAAAGTCACCGTTGGTGAATCGGGTACTGGCGGCGGCTTCAAAAAGTTTTGCCGTGGCGAAACCGATATTTCAGACGCTTCGCGCCCGATTTCACAAAAAGAAATGGATGCCTGCAAAGAAGGTGGCGTGCAATTCATAGAATTGCCGATCGCTTACGATGCGTTAACCGTGGTCGTCAACAGCAAAAACGACTGGGTAAAACAAATCACCGTTGCAGAATTGAAAAAAATCTGGGAACCAGGTTCTAAGGTAAAAAATTGGAAAGAGGTCAATGCCACTTACCCAGACAAAGCAATCAATTTATATGGCCCTGGCACTGCCTCAGGTACCTTTGACTACTTTACCGAAGCTATCAATGGCAAAGCAAAATCCAGCAGAACTGATTACACACCCTCTGAGGATGATAATGTACTTGTTCAAGGTGCCGCCGGTAACGTGGGTGGAATGGCATACTTCGGGTTAGCTTATTACCTTGAAAATACAGACAAATTAAGAGCGGTGCCAGTAGTCAGCAAAGAAGGTGGTAAAGGTGTCTTGCCATCTGAAGCTACTGTGATGGACGGAACGTATCAACCGTTGTCTCGTCCGATCTTCATATACGTGAACGCAACTTCAGCCGCATTCAAACCAGAAGTTAAAGCTTTCGTAAATTATTACCTTGAAAACGCACCAGAACTGGTGAAAGAAGTGAAATATGTACCGCTTCCAAAAGCCGACTATGCAGCGGTAAAAGAACATTTCAAGGCGATGAAACCGGGCACAGGCTTCAATGGTACCTCAGAGGTAGGCGTGAAGATTACCGACTTGTTATCCCGCATCAAGTAA
- a CDS encoding glycosyltransferase — protein sequence MKILMISDVYFPRVNGVSTSIRTFAESLRDQGHVVHLIAPQYPSQPGISDASWITRIDARKIVFDPEDYLMKWSALQTYIDSLHPGDYDLVHIHTPFVAHYAGLKIGKRLQVPVVETYHTFFEDYMHHYLPWVPRKWAVKIARAVSRKQCEQVDTVVSPSAQMRAVLQQYGVTTPITVIPTGLDASRFVPGDGAAFRQTYGIPAQRPLLMFVGRVAYEKNIQFLLEMLSLVIQDHPEVLLVITGEGPAEAMLKKMARDKGLQSHVMFLGYLDRAVGLNAAYQAADIFVFASKSETQGLVLLEAMAQSTPVVAIAELGTASILRQEQGALIAQDDELHFAEQVQTLLIDHQLRERIGMQGKRYVAQVWSSDAQANKLVACYERLIMTQMPVAASAIA from the coding sequence ATGAAAATATTGATGATTTCAGATGTCTATTTCCCACGCGTGAATGGGGTGTCGACCAGTATTCGCACGTTCGCTGAGAGTTTGCGCGATCAGGGACACGTGGTGCATTTGATCGCCCCCCAATATCCATCGCAGCCTGGCATATCCGACGCGTCTTGGATCACCCGCATTGATGCGCGCAAGATTGTATTTGATCCGGAAGACTACTTGATGAAATGGTCTGCCTTGCAGACCTACATTGATAGTCTGCATCCCGGCGACTACGACTTGGTGCATATTCATACCCCGTTTGTTGCACACTATGCGGGACTCAAAATTGGTAAACGCTTGCAAGTGCCGGTCGTGGAAACCTACCACACCTTTTTTGAAGACTACATGCATCATTATTTGCCTTGGGTGCCCCGCAAATGGGCGGTGAAGATTGCGCGTGCTGTCTCGCGCAAGCAATGCGAGCAAGTGGACACCGTGGTTTCTCCTTCGGCACAAATGCGTGCGGTATTGCAACAATATGGCGTGACTACGCCGATTACGGTGATTCCCACTGGGTTGGATGCTTCGCGTTTTGTCCCAGGGGATGGTGCTGCATTTAGACAGACCTACGGCATTCCCGCGCAACGGCCATTGTTGATGTTTGTCGGACGGGTCGCCTATGAGAAAAACATACAATTTTTGTTAGAAATGCTGTCGCTGGTGATTCAGGACCATCCTGAGGTGTTGCTGGTCATCACCGGCGAAGGCCCCGCTGAGGCAATGCTGAAGAAAATGGCACGTGATAAAGGCTTACAGTCACACGTGATGTTCCTCGGTTATCTCGATCGTGCCGTGGGTTTGAACGCCGCCTATCAGGCTGCCGATATTTTTGTGTTTGCTTCTAAGAGTGAAACGCAAGGATTGGTTCTACTCGAGGCCATGGCGCAATCGACGCCGGTGGTTGCGATTGCCGAGCTGGGGACGGCCTCTATTTTGCGTCAAGAGCAGGGTGCACTGATTGCACAAGATGATGAGTTACACTTTGCAGAACAAGTGCAAACGCTGCTGATAGATCACCAGTTGCGTGAGCGTATCGGCATGCAGGGCAAACGCTATGTTGCGCAAGTTTGGTCCAGTGACGCGCAAGCCAACAAATTGGTGGCCTGCTATGAGCGCTTGATCATGACGCAAATGCCAGTCGCGGCTTCCGCCATCGCGTAA